In the genome of Populus trichocarpa isolate Nisqually-1 chromosome 6, P.trichocarpa_v4.1, whole genome shotgun sequence, one region contains:
- the LOC7462244 gene encoding protein ALP1-like — MYENSLLYQTNNLARNSPLMFTFLPSSLRQMNEPDSMFSNSKKRQRKEDRQGNDSDGNDSFEQDGREKKKKNLKGIITSLILLEQQEKSDQEEQSKASNEEKVLLEANHNKRIKTMVEYYDKFQDYHVEVQETERRKRKNSRAIAGALAVSTVSNGVAAREGIKDTKHGGGGQQRRLWVKDRDKEWWDDCNRPDYPEEEFKKAFRMSKSTFDMICEELNSVIAKEDTTLRNAIPVRQRVAVCIWRLATGEPLRLVSKRFGLGISTCHKLVLEVCSAIRSVLMPKYLQWPDEDGLRKIKNEFESISGIPNAVGSMYTTHIPIIAPKISVAAYFNKRHTERNQKTSYSITVQGVVDPKGIFTDVCIGWPGSMPDDQVLEKSALFQRANGGLLKDVWIVGTSGYPLMDWVLVPYAQQNLTWTQHAFNEKIGEIQLVAKDAFARLKGRWSCLQKRTEVKLQDLPVVLGACCVLHNICEMQNEEIDPELRVELVDDEMVPEVALRSATSMKARDAIAHNLLHHCHAGTRFL; from the coding sequence atgtatGAAAACTCCCTTCTTTACCAAACCAACAACCTCGCTCGAAACTCCCCCCTCATGTTCACCTTTCTTCCATCCTCACTCCGCCAAATGAATGAACCCGATAGCATGTTCAGCAACTCcaagaaaaggcaaagaaagGAGGACAGGCAAGGAAATGATAGCGATGGCAACGATTCTTTTGAGCAAGATGgcagagagaagaagaagaaaaacttgaaGGGTATCATCACATCATTGATATTGCTAGAACAACAAGAAAAGAGTGATCAAGAAGAGCAGAGCAAGGCTTCAAACGAAGAGAAGGTATTATTAGAGGCTAACCacaataaaaggattaaaacgATGGTTGAATACTACGACAAATTCCAAGATTACCACGTCGAAGTTCAAGAAACAGAAAGAAGAAAGCGCAAGAATTCAAGGGCAATAGCTGGTGCTTTGGCTGTTTCAACCGTCTCTAATGGCGTGGCTGCCAGGGAAGGaattaaagatacaaagcaCGGTGGCGGTGGTCAACAAAGACGGTTATGGGTGAAAGATAGAGATAAAGAATGGTGGGATGATTGTAATAGACCAGATTATCCAGAGGAAGAATTCAAGAAGGCTTTTCGAATGAGTAAGTCTACTTTTGATATGATCTGTGAGGAGTTAAATTCAGTTATAGCTAAAGAAGATACTACTTTGCGTAATGCTATTCCTGTTAGGCAAAGAGTTGCTGTTTGTATTTGGAGATTGGCTACTGGCGAACCACTTAGACTTGTATCCAAGAGGTTTGGTTTGGGTATTTCTACTTGCCATAAATTAGTTCTTGAAGTATGTTCAGCTATAAGGAGTGTTTTAATGCCCAAGTATTTGCAGTGGCCCGATGAGGATGGTTTGAGgaagataaaaaatgaatttgaatccATTTCTGGGATACCCAATGCTGTGGGGTCTATGTATACTACTCATATACCTATTATAGCTCCAAAGATTAGCGTTGCCGCATATTTTAATAAGAGGCATACAGAGAGGAATCAGAAGACATCCTATTCAATTACTGTTCAAGGTGTTGTTGATCCAAAAGGGATATTTACTGATGTGTGTATTGGCTGGCCTGGTTCGATGCCTGATGATCAGGTGTTGGAGAAGTCTGCTTTATTTCAAAGGGCTAATGGAGGCCTCTTGAAGGATGTTTGGATTGTTGGGACTTCAGGGTACCCATTAATGGATTGGGTTTTGGTGCCTTATGCACAGCAGAATTTGACATGGACTCAGCATGCCTTCAATGAGAAGATTGGGGAGATTCAATTGGTTGCAAAGGATGCCTTTGCGAGGTTGAAAGGGAGGTGGAGTTGCTTGCAGAAAAGAACAGAGGTGAAACTGCAGGACTTGCCAGTGGTGCTTGGGGCATGCTGTGTGCTGCATAATATTTGTGAGATGCAAAATGAGGAAATTGATCCAGAGCTGAGGGTGGAACTTGTTGATGATGAGATGGTTCCTGAGGTTGCTTTGAGATCGGCAACTTCAATGAAAGCTAGGGATGCTATTGCTCATAATCTTCTACATCATTGCCATGCGGGCACCAGATTTTTATAG